The proteins below come from a single Pleuronectes platessa chromosome 1, fPlePla1.1, whole genome shotgun sequence genomic window:
- the nqo1 gene encoding NAD(P)H dehydrogenase [quinone] 1 isoform X1, which yields MAAQRTRTALIVYAHQSPGSFNAALRDSAVQELTDQGFRVTVSDLYAMTFRANATRDDISGDLRNCTLFQYGEETMHAWMEGRLSDDIVTEQRKVEEAELIIFQFPLYWFSVPAIMKGWMDRVLTQGFAFSMDKMYNHGIFKDKKAMLSFTTGATQTMFRPDGLNGDINVSLWPLQNGTLHFCGFQVLAPQIFWSPAHCPPPVRAAMLDGWRARLKGLLAEKPLTFAPCELFDLSFQGGFSLWPKVKEDQESQPYGLTTGHHLGKPLPPDNQTTAPPAEAPGAKDS from the exons ATGG cAGCTCAGAGGACGAGGACAGCTCTGATTGTGTACGCCCACCAGAGCCCGGGCTCCTTCAACGCGGCGCTCCGGGACTCGGCGGTTCAGGAGCTGACGGATCAGGGCTTCAGGGTCACGGTGTCTGACCTCTACGCCATGACCTTCAGGGCCAACGCCACACGGGATGACATCAGCG GTGACCTGAGGAACTGCACGCTGTTCCAGTACGGAGAGGAGACCATGCACGCCTGGATGGAGGGGCGCCTCAGTGACGACATAGTTACAGAGCAACGCAAAGTGGAAGAGGCGGAGCTGATCATCTTCCAG TTTCCTCTGTACTGGTTCAGTGTGCCCGCCATCATGAAGGGCTGGATGGACCGAGTCCTCACACAAGGTTTCGCCTTCTCCATGGACAAGATGTACAATCATGGTATTTTCAAG GATAAGAAGGCCATGTTGTCCTTCACGACTGGAGCCACACAGACGATGTTCCGCCCTGACGGCCTCAACGGAGACATCAACGTCTCACTGTGGCCTCTGCAG AACGGCACTCTGCACTTCTGTGGCTTCCAGGTTCTCGCTCCTCAGATATTCTGGAGTCCGGCTCATTGCCCCCCCCCTGTGCGAGCTGCGATGCTGGACGGCTGGCGAGCGCGACTGAAAGGCCTGCTGGCGGAGAAGCCCTTGACCTTTGCCCCCTGTGAGCTGTTTGACCTCAGCTTCCAGGGGGGGTTCTCCCTGTGGCCCAAGGTGAAGGAGGACCAGGAGTCGCAGCCCTACGGCCTCACCACGGGCCACCACCTGGGGAAACCACTGCCACCGGACAACCAGACCACGGCTCCGCCCGCAGAGGCACCGGGAGCAAAGGACTCTTAA
- the LOC128439123 gene encoding gamma-aminobutyric acid receptor-associated protein-like 2, translating to MKWMFKEDHSLEHRCIESAKIRNKYPDRVPVIVEKVSGSQIVDIDKRKYLVPSDITVAQFMWIIRKRIQLPSEKAIFLFVDKTVPQSSITMGQLYEKEKDEDGFLYVAYSGENTFGF from the exons ATGAAATGGATGTTCAAAGAGGATCACTCCCTGG aacATCGATGCATAGAATCCGCCAAAATCCGCAACAAGTACCCTGACCGGGTCCCG GTGATCGTGGAGAAAGTGTCGGGTTCGCAGATCGTGGACATCGACAAGAGGAAGTACCTGGTCCCCTCCGACATCACGGTGGCTCAGTTCATGTGGATCATCAGGAAACGCATCCAGCTGCCCTCGGAGAAGGCCATCTTCCTGTTTGTGGACAAGACGGTGCCCCAGTCCAG CATCACGATGGGGCAGCTTTACGAGAAGGAGAAGGACGAGGACGGCTTTTTATACGTGGCTTACAGCGGCGAGAACACCTTTGGTTTTTAA
- the nqo1 gene encoding NAD(P)H dehydrogenase [quinone] 1 isoform X2, with translation MAQRTRTALIVYAHQSPGSFNAALRDSAVQELTDQGFRVTVSDLYAMTFRANATRDDISGDLRNCTLFQYGEETMHAWMEGRLSDDIVTEQRKVEEAELIIFQFPLYWFSVPAIMKGWMDRVLTQGFAFSMDKMYNHGIFKDKKAMLSFTTGATQTMFRPDGLNGDINVSLWPLQNGTLHFCGFQVLAPQIFWSPAHCPPPVRAAMLDGWRARLKGLLAEKPLTFAPCELFDLSFQGGFSLWPKVKEDQESQPYGLTTGHHLGKPLPPDNQTTAPPAEAPGAKDS, from the exons ATGG CTCAGAGGACGAGGACAGCTCTGATTGTGTACGCCCACCAGAGCCCGGGCTCCTTCAACGCGGCGCTCCGGGACTCGGCGGTTCAGGAGCTGACGGATCAGGGCTTCAGGGTCACGGTGTCTGACCTCTACGCCATGACCTTCAGGGCCAACGCCACACGGGATGACATCAGCG GTGACCTGAGGAACTGCACGCTGTTCCAGTACGGAGAGGAGACCATGCACGCCTGGATGGAGGGGCGCCTCAGTGACGACATAGTTACAGAGCAACGCAAAGTGGAAGAGGCGGAGCTGATCATCTTCCAG TTTCCTCTGTACTGGTTCAGTGTGCCCGCCATCATGAAGGGCTGGATGGACCGAGTCCTCACACAAGGTTTCGCCTTCTCCATGGACAAGATGTACAATCATGGTATTTTCAAG GATAAGAAGGCCATGTTGTCCTTCACGACTGGAGCCACACAGACGATGTTCCGCCCTGACGGCCTCAACGGAGACATCAACGTCTCACTGTGGCCTCTGCAG AACGGCACTCTGCACTTCTGTGGCTTCCAGGTTCTCGCTCCTCAGATATTCTGGAGTCCGGCTCATTGCCCCCCCCCTGTGCGAGCTGCGATGCTGGACGGCTGGCGAGCGCGACTGAAAGGCCTGCTGGCGGAGAAGCCCTTGACCTTTGCCCCCTGTGAGCTGTTTGACCTCAGCTTCCAGGGGGGGTTCTCCCTGTGGCCCAAGGTGAAGGAGGACCAGGAGTCGCAGCCCTACGGCCTCACCACGGGCCACCACCTGGGGAAACCACTGCCACCGGACAACCAGACCACGGCTCCGCCCGCAGAGGCACCGGGAGCAAAGGACTCTTAA